Part of the Lysobacter enzymogenes genome is shown below.
CTACGCACTACCGCAAGAATCAGCGCCGGAAATGCGAGGTAGCAGGTCAGCATGTCGCCCAGATTCGACCACTGTCCGCTGGCCAAGTACCAGCACACGCCCGCCATCAGCGCCACGGCCAGCAGATCCCACGGCCAGCGCGCGCCGGATCCGGGCCCGTTCTCGCCCAGCGCGCGATGCGCCCAGTGCAGCACCACGCCGAAAAAGAACCCCGCCGCGGTGCGGACCACATCGTTGTCGATCCATCCCAGCGCTTTGCTGGAGTTGATCACCCCACGCGCCGCCATCGTCGCCAGCGCGGCCGCCAGCAGCAGCCAGATCAGGCCGCGCGCGATGTTCCTTGGCGCGGCGATGACCGCCAGGAACAGCAGGTTGACGAGGAACTCGGTCGAGATCGACCACGACGGCGCATTGAAAGAAAACCCTTGCTGCAGGCCAGAACTGTTCAGCAGCAGCAAGTTGAGGACGAAGTGATACCCGTCGTTGTACGCATACACGAACGGCGCCTGGCCGAGCGCGCTGAGTCGCCACTGCATCGCCGCGACCGCGCACAGCATCAGCAGGTGCAAGGGATAGATGCGGGCGATGCGGGCGCGCACATTGGCCGCGAAGCGCTGCGCGCGGTCGCCGGTCATGAACGCTCGCGCGAGCACGAAGCCCGACAGGACGAAGAAGAAGTCCACCATCAACATGCCGCGCCCGTAGAACGGCGCCAGCACCGCGCCGAACGGAGCGATGTGATAGGTGTGGACGTAATGCCAGCAGATCACGCCCAGGGCTGCGATCGCACGCAGCGCATCCAGCTCATGGTATCGATGATGCTTCACGTAACCGCCCCGCCTGATCGCGATCGGATTCGCCGCGGCGCGTTCGACGAACGAGCGCCGCCGCACTCGGGCATCGACTCCTGCGCACGTCGTACGCAATAAAACAAAGGGCCTAGCATCGCTGCTAAGCCCTTGTCGAAAATGGTGGCCGGGGAGGGAATTGAACCCCCGACACGGGGATTTTCAATCCCCTGCTCTACCAACTGAGCTACCCGGCCATTTCACGGGCAATCCGTGAGAGAGGCGGCATGATACGGAGGCTGGAGACGGATGGCAAGCCTCCCCTGCGCTGAATGCCGCAAGCCGCCGATGCGGCGGCCACGCGCGGCGGGCGCATGATGGCGGCGCAAGCCCCATCGGCGGCTGCGCCGCCAAAGGAAACCCTCATGAAACCCTTGTTTCTGGACATTCCTCGTCTGCGCGCCGCCAAGCCGGGCCCGCGCTCGCCGGCTTCGCGCACGCACGCTGCGCACTCGCCCGTTGCGCGTCGTTGGATCGCGCCGCTGCTGGCCGCGGCGCTGTCCGCCGTCGTGCTGGCCGGTTGCGCCAGCACCGGTCCCAAGCTCGACGACGCCCAGCGTCTGGCGCTGTACCGCGAGCACGCCGGCGCGCCGGTCGACCGCTTCCAATACTTCGGCCGCCTCGACGGCTGGACGCCGCTCGGCGACAGCGCGCTGGCGGTATGGACCCGACCGAACCAGGCCTACTTGCTGGAACTGCAAGGCCGCTGCCAGGACCTCGACTTCGCCCAGGCGATTTCGGTCAGCAACCAGATGGGCAGCGTGCACCGGCGCTTCGACAAGGTGATCGTGCTCGGCCAGCAGTCGATCAAGATCCCCTGCTTCATCGACCGCATCCTGCCGCTCGACGTCAAGGCGCTCAAACAGGCGCAGAAGGAAATGCGTTCGGCCGGGACCATGCCGGAAGATCCGAAGTCCTGAGCGTCGCCGCCGCGCGCGTTCGCCGATGCGGCGCGCGCCGCTGCGCGGCCGGGCATCGCGGCCGCCGCCCGCACCGTCGCGGCGCAGCGCGCCCGGCCGGCGGGGCCGCCGCCGCAACGACCCGGTCCGCATTCTCCGCGTGACGCTTGTCAGAAAAATCCTACACGCCGCCGCGCCGTCGGCCTACTGCGCCGCCCCCGCGCCGGGCGCAATCTGTGCGGGCCCCGGCAGCACGGCCATGCGACGACACGGACGCCGCTCAGCAAAGGACGAGGCCGCCGCCTTGAGCAAGCGATGCTGCGGAGCTGGGGCCACTGAATAAAGCAGTTGGAGTTGGCGGCAATGCACGGCAAACAGGATGTTGCGCCGACGGTCGGGACGGCCGTTCGGTCGATCCCGCGCAGGATGCGCGGGAGGCGTGCATGAGGGCAGCGATCTGGGTCCAGGATTCGTTCCGCGCGCTGCCGCGCTATCTCCTCGTACTGACCGCCGTCTCGGCGCTGGCGCTGTTGGCCCGAGCGGCGGTCCCTTCTTTCGACGATGCGCGCGCCGCGCGCGCTGCCGCTTCGGCATCGTCGGCCTCGGCGCTGTCCGGTCCGGCACCGCTGACTCCAGCATTGTCCGCTTCCACTTCCGTCTCTGCTCCCGTGTCCACGGCAGTCGCACCTTATCCGGCGCAGATCGCGGCTACTCCGATTCCGGCATTCGCCGCGCACGCCGGCCCGATAGCTGCGTTGCGCCCGGATTCGCACCTGCCGCCGGACTATCTCCGTTACGCCACCGCGACGCAGGCGCCGCTCGCCGAGACGCGTTAGCGGCCGCAGCGGCCGGCCTCTCGAACGGCCGCGACGGCGCCGCAATCGGTTGCGGCCGCTCGACTGCGCTTGCCACGCAAAGCAATGCCCATTGAGCGCTTGCGCCAGCCGCGCATGGCCCGCTTAGCGCTTGCCTCCGCCGCGCAAAATCGTCCGCCGCTTCG
Proteins encoded:
- a CDS encoding acyltransferase family protein, with the translated sequence MRRRSFVERAAANPIAIRRGGYVKHHRYHELDALRAIAALGVICWHYVHTYHIAPFGAVLAPFYGRGMLMVDFFFVLSGFVLARAFMTGDRAQRFAANVRARIARIYPLHLLMLCAVAAMQWRLSALGQAPFVYAYNDGYHFVLNLLLLNSSGLQQGFSFNAPSWSISTEFLVNLLFLAVIAAPRNIARGLIWLLLAAALATMAARGVINSSKALGWIDNDVVRTAAGFFFGVVLHWAHRALGENGPGSGARWPWDLLAVALMAGVCWYLASGQWSNLGDMLTCYLAFPALILAVVRSAAVRAALRLGPMVRLGEMSYSIYLTHFPLMLALHLWTAQTGATLPVAERWFFPAFIALVLAVSLLTYRLIEEPAKRLLGDKRSGAARSAAATAK
- a CDS encoding DUF6491 family protein, with product MKPLFLDIPRLRAAKPGPRSPASRTHAAHSPVARRWIAPLLAAALSAVVLAGCASTGPKLDDAQRLALYREHAGAPVDRFQYFGRLDGWTPLGDSALAVWTRPNQAYLLELQGRCQDLDFAQAISVSNQMGSVHRRFDKVIVLGQQSIKIPCFIDRILPLDVKALKQAQKEMRSAGTMPEDPKS